From a region of the Odontesthes bonariensis isolate fOdoBon6 chromosome 4, fOdoBon6.hap1, whole genome shotgun sequence genome:
- the LOC142379304 gene encoding uncharacterized protein LOC142379304, with the protein MHPSIIKTGGQLESASSRSSQLSCPLCPKFKTRRGKAMERHLDNHIKRAVHFRDILICRCNLSCRHTGHYHCPYCAKTVMQREDIALHVSGCQKKHNVGQPVPSSTEISPVSLFLFIPSTPQEISAKSGVSVMSADHSYTLPPSATLESPTVTPQSCQPPPSSPSEAESLEGAVGAVEPCERMESNEEEASTAEQSEAAEWPSRVLYLKSVKCPHCSLVLYKKNLLVHVQRKHPRPEDDKAAPRLQSEGVQNGRCPFALPQGRNGICVPAYVQSKSQDNRPVEKCESKALSQIQSAAQQSLSHGLCEHASSLECFSRTAYEGPLKHEVLEEMLKLGILRESKVAACKMRLKAAEEAHAPLSLWLEVGDLICFSVHEPKVCPFCCFGRVMVTYKTRENTFHCPFAKTSKSCGHKNVAKWSLFQTRRELFVTEPFSSETSPESPPFFPPALEMKRNKRYVYEGEHIPETTHEDSPTEEESLNMNEK; encoded by the exons ATGCACCCATCCATAATAAAGACTGGAGGTCAGTTAGAGAGCGCGTCCTCACGCAGTTCTCAGCTGAGTTGTCCACTTTGTCCGAAATTCAAAACCAGACGTGGGAAGGCAATGGAGAGGCATCTGGATAACCACATCAAACGAGCGGTGCATTTCCGAG ACATCCTCATTTGCAGATGCAACCTGTCCTGTCGGCACACAGGTCATTACCACTGTCCATACTGTGCAAAAACCGTCATGCAGAGGGAGGATATTGCGTTACACGTGTCTGGATGCCAAAAGAAGCACAATGTGGGGCAGCCGGTCCCAAGTTCAACTGAAATCAGCCCAGTCTCTTTATTTCTCTTCATCCCCTCTACCCCCCAAGAGATTTCAGCCAAATCTGGTGTATCAGTAATGAGTGCTGACCATTCTTACACACTCCCCCCCTCAGCTACTCTTGAGTCCCCTACAGTCACACCACAGTCCTGTCAGCCGCCCCCGTCTTCACCTTCAGAGGCGGAGTCGCTCGAGGGGGCTGTCGGTGCCGTTGAACCGTGTGAAAGGATGGAGTCAAACGAGGAGGAAGCCAGTACGGCTGAACAGTCTGAAGCGGCAGAGTGGCCTTCACGTGTGCTATATTTAAAGTCGGTGAAGTGCCCTCACTGCTCTCTGGTTCTGTACAAGAAGAACTTGCTCGTACACGTCCAACGAAAACATCCAAGGCCGGAAGACGATAAAGCTGCGCCTCGTCTTCAAAGTGAAGGTGTCCAAAACGGCCGCTGTCCGTTTGCACTCCCACAAGGCCGAAATGGCATATGTGTGCCAGCATATGTTCAAAGCAAATCGCAGGATAACCGACCTGTGGAGAAATGTGAATCAAAGGCGCTGAGCCAGATTCAGTCGGCTGCACAGCAGAGTCTCAGTCACGGCCTCTGTGAGCATGCCTCTTCACTTGAATGCTTTAGCAGAACTGCTTATGAGGGACCACTTAAGCACGAGGTTCTAGAAGAAATGCTGAAATTAGGTATTTTGAGAGAATCTAAGGTGGCAGCTTGTAAAATGAGGCTAAaagcagcagaggaagctcATGCACCCTTGTCACTTTGGTTAGAAGTCGGAGACCTGATTTGTTTTTCCGTACACGAGCCCAAAGTATGCCCCTTCTGTTGTTTTGGCAGAGTTATGGTGACGTACAAGACGAGAGAAAACACCTTCCATTGCCCCTTTGCAAAGACGAGTAAATCATGCGGGCACAAGAACGTTGCTAAATGGAGCCTTTTCCAAACCAGGAGGGAACTCTTTGTGACTGAACCATTCAGCAGTGAAACCTCACCAGAATCTCCTCCCTTTTTTCCTCCTGCTTTGGAGATGAAGAGAAATAAGAGATACGTTTATGAAGGAGAACACATACCAGAGACTACTCACGAAGACTCCccgacagaggaggagagtttgaacatgaatgaaaaataa
- the tma16 gene encoding translation machinery-associated protein 16, whose amino-acid sequence MPKTQKTKGEKVCHPFSRKAAYLAREEIRLKKKERQKNEKATRLSNTGEKLLWFQSQLDPTKTSYTRKDACDIIESYLCRFDAELEQIEIANGIKGRQGRLHGAREAVIKQTIERERVQYESIGLEIPDVINAKHLKTFREWTGDLKKLPNIKMRKVSNKGLDAKNEAEEEDDDLEEDEDDLDDEQVDEKVQMSETH is encoded by the exons ATG CCGAAGACTCAGAAGACGAAAGGCGAGAAAGTTTGTCATCCGTTCAGTAGAAAGGCTGCATATCTGGCTCGAGAGGAAATcagactgaaaaagaaagaaag GCAGAAGAATGAAAAAGCAACACGATTGAGCAACACCG GCGAGAAGCTGTTGTGGTTTCAGAGTCAATTGGATCCCACAAAGACAAGTTACACGCGGAAGGATGCCTGTGACATTATTGAAAG TTACCTCTGTAGATTTGACGCAGAACTTGAGCAGATCGAGATAGCAAATGGGATCAAGGGTCGGCAGGGTCGTCTCCATGGCGCCAGAGAGGCCGTCATCAAACAGACGATAGAGCGGGAGCGGGTGCAGTACGAGAGTATCGGGTTAG AGATCCCAGACGTCATCAATGCAAAGCATCTGAAAACATTCAG AGAGTGGACCGGAGATCTGAAGAAACTTCCAAATATTAAAATGCGGAAAGTGTCAAATAAAGGTCTGGATGCAAAGAATGAAGCagaagaggaagatgatgatCTTGAGGAAGATGAGGATGATTTGGATGATGAGCAGGTAGATGAGAAGGTGCAGATGTCAGAAACTCACTGA
- the marchf1 gene encoding uncharacterized protein marchf1, whose protein sequence is MPVQQITVVPARETASNGKSAPRSKDKNEGRKAPGRSGSRSSNISKASNSTAGHTTASRTSLSPSTQDICSSGQLTRLQEDTSESHQHRKPAHNTPAMTVTGTALSSSAQALKKQVKRRHRRKRSSCTTLDCVESNGKQEQSDRSLSSDRNELGEKRERSFKNRKELPPRLRCSGAPQSESSTEDEAWREARSWSKEKARRARRRSVSSRERDATNGRKGGEDKAEIMELQSVDSDEGKENHPLVEDSGLKKRHNIRSSIKRDSDVSQRERSRSKENEKKNCKSRSPKGSSSLAEDVEELITKKYQEKGSGGGDMSAPTQQKHCSMNGGAGQPCSDDSELEVCRICHCEGDDDCPLIMPCRCTGSLSFVHQSCLNQWIKSSDTRCCELCKYDFIMETKLKPLSKWEKLHMTKSERRKIFCSVFFHLIAIVFMLWSILILIKRTTDEIRLGKNGVLEWPFWTKLIVVAIGSTGGLIFMYIQCKVYLQLWRRLKAFNRIITVQNCPEKNLHNPQARPSVLANGKHETVEVPDTPGPVPAPEAQMDSDQSMEAAVAPEQNPV, encoded by the exons GGGAGGAAAGCACCTGGGCGCTCAGGAAGTCGATCCAGCAACATCTCCAAG GCCAGCAACTCTACAGCTGGACATACTACAGCCTCAAGGACATCACTAAGTCCATCTACTCAGGACATATGCAG ttctGGACAGCTGACCCGTTTACAGGAGGATACTTCTGAGTCACACCAACACAGAAAGCCCGCACACAATACCCCTGCAATGACAGTCACCGGCACAGCTCTGAGCTCATCGGCTCAGGCCCTGAAAAAGCAGGTCAAGAGGCGTCACCGCCGCAAAAGGAGCAGCTGCACCACCTTGGACTGCGTGGAATCAAACGGCAAACAGGAACAGAGCGACCGCAGTCTCAGTTCTGACCGCAATGAGCTGGGGGAGAAGAGGGAGCGCTCCTTCAAGAACCGCAAGGAGCTCCCTCCCCGGCTCCGCTGCTCAGGTGCCCCACAGTCTGAATCCTCCACTGAGGACGAGGCGTGGCGTGAGGCCCGCAGCTGGAGCAAGGAGAAAGCCAGAAGAGCGCGCCGCCGCAGTGTAAGCAGTCGAGAGAGGGACGCAACAAATGGGCGTAAAGGAGGTGAAGACAAAGCAGAGATAATGGAGCTGCAGTCAGTGGACTCAGATGAAGGGAAGGAGAATCATCCTCTGGTGGAAGATAGTGGCCTTAAGAAGCGCCACAACATCAGGAGCTCAATCAAGAGAGACAGCGATGTTTCACAGAGGGAGAGATCACGCAGCAAAGAAAACGAGAAGAAGAACTGCAAGTCAAGGAGCCCAAAAGGCAGTTCTTCATTGGCAGAAGACGTCGAGGAGCTCATTACCAAGAAATACCAGGAGAAGGGGTCAGGAGGTGGGGACATGTCAGCACCCACACAACAGAAACACTGCAGTATGAATGGGGGCGCAGGGCAACCTTGTTCGGATGATTCTGAGCTGGAGGTCTGCAG gatcTGTCACTGTGAGGGGGATGACGATTGCCCACTGATAATGCCATGTCGCTGCACGGGAAGCCTGAGTTTTGTCCACCAGTCGTGTCTCAACCAGTGGATCAAATCCTCAGACACTCGCTGCTGTGAACTCTGCAAATATGACTTCATCATGGAGACAAAGCTCAAACCTTTGAGCAAG TGGGAGAAGCTACACATGACGAAGAGTGAGAGGAGAAAGATCTtctgttcagtgttttttcacCTGATAGCAATAGTGTTTATGTTGTGGTCTATCCTCATTCTGATCAAGAGAACCACTGACGAGATCAGACTTGGGAAGAACG gtgtgCTGGAATGGCCCTTCTGGACCAAGCTGATTGTGGTGGCCATTGGCTCTACAGGTGGCCTCATCTTCATGTACATCCAGTGTAAAGTCTACCTGCAGCTGTGGCGCCGCCTCAAGGCCTTCAACCGCATTATCACCGTGCAGAACTGCCCGGAGAAAAACCTGCACAACCCTCAGGCCCGGCCCAGTGTCCTCGCCAACGGCAAGCATGAAACTGTGGAGGTTCCAGATACCCCGGGCCCTGTGCCGGCTCCTGAGGCTCAGATGGACTCAGATCAGTCTATGGAGGCTGCAGTAGCGCCGGAGCAAAACCCCGTCTGA